Part of the Geobacter pickeringii genome, CTGGTACAACAAGACCGTTGCCAACCGGCCTGAATTCATCGGTCCCAAGGGGAGCAGGAAGGACAAGAGCAGCAAGATCTACCCCTTCAAGATCTTCCAGGGAAAAGCATACTTCAACAAGAAGACCGGCCAGCTCATGGCCATGGATTTCGCCCCGCCGATGGCAACCGGTGACACCCTCGCCGGCGTAGCCTCAGCCGCGAAGATCCAGGGAATCAAAAACTATGAGCCGGTGCCTGGCTGGCAGACCATCTATTTCGGCAGCAACCACCTCGTGACGAAGTCCAGGGCCCTGAGCTGCAACAACTGCCATGCCCCCAACGGCGCCCTCAACTTCAAGGAACTGGGATATTCCGACAAAGAGATCCGGAAGCTGACGAGCCCGGCGATCTATTTCGAGAAATTGGCCGAAAAACAGAAAGAAGAGTGGTAACACCCGCAGTAACCTCCTTCCTGTGATGGGGGGTGGGAAACCACCCCCTCTTTTTGTGCCATGCCACCGCTTTCCGCAGGCATTTTTTTATTGACAGCCCAGCACCCCGGTGATATTTATTTACCTTTCGATAATCACTTCAATCATCATAGTCACATACGCAACGGAGGTGCAGTTTGGCTCATCACAAGTCGGCCCTGAAGAGAATCAAGCAAAACAAGAAGAAGTGTCTGAAGAACAAGCACATCCGCTCTACCCTGCGGACTTTCATAAAGCGTGTTCGCGAGGCGGTCGAGGCGAAAGACGCCACCCTCGCCAAGGAAGCTCTCCAGGCAGCCATCCCGGTCATCGACAAGGCGGCCTCCAAGGGGATCATCCACAGCTCCAATGCATCGCGCAACGTTTCCCGGCTGGCCAAGCTCGTCAACACCCTCGGCTAACGGAAACCCGACAGAGAAATCAAAAGGGATACCGCGCCGGTATCCCTTTTTTTATTTCCATTCACTCGTACGCGGCACCGCTGACAATCAGAGCCTGACGCGCACCCCGCAGATCTCCATCACGAGCCGCTCCATCGTCAGGGTCGGCTTCCGTCCTCCCCCCTTCAGTGCCACATCGGAAGCGTAGAGCGCCTCGAAGACCGCCGCCAGCTCCGCTACGGTGAAATTGCGCGCCTGCTCCATCACCCCCTTGAGAAAATAGGGATTGATGCCGGTCGCCTTGGCGATATCCGGCGGCGGCATCCTTCGCACCGCGAGCTCCCGGACACGCCAGAGTTGGCGGAAATGGCGGGCGATCATCGCCAGGAGCATGAGCGGCGCCTCCCCGTCGCGCAGGATCGTTGAAAGACTGCGGAGTGACTTGGCCAGATCGCGCTCGCCAAGGGCATTGGCCAGGTCGAAAACGCTCTCCACCTTGGTGTCGGAGACCACCTCGCGAACATCGCCCACCGTCACCGCATCGCGGGTTCCGACGAACGTGACGACCTTCTCGATCTGCGCGGCAAGCTCACTCAGATTGTTCCCCGCCAGGTAGACGAGCATTTCGGCGGCTGCCGCTTCGATGCGCTTCCCGAGGGCGCGCGCCTCTTCCCGGATGAAGTTGCCGAGCTGGTTCTCGTAGGGACGCTTGCATTCGACAAGCTCTCCCCGCTTCTTCATCTCCTGGAAGAACTTTTTCCGCTGGTCGATTTTCTCCCCGGCAAAGACGAGACAGGTGCCGGGCGATGGATCGGCGACGCAGGGGGTGAGGATCTCCAGGGCGGCGGCGGAGAGCTCGCCGGCCCGTTTGACGAGCACCAGGCGGCGCTCGGCGAACATCGGAAGGGTCTGGGCCGCTGCGGCAATTTCCTCTCCCTTGCACTCATTGCCGTAGAAAATGTCGAGATTGAAATCCCGGAAATCCGGCGCAACCACCAGCGCCTGCAGGCGTTTTACGGCCCGTTCGAGGAGATAGGGTTCATCACCGTAAAAATAATAAAGGGGGGCTATCTCCCCCCGTGCCGCAGCCTTATCGAATTCGTCTACTTTCATGGGGTTCCAGACACCACTCAGAAATCCTGGACAAAGTGCATGTACACATCACGGGCAAGCTTGCGGCAGATCTCCCGGATGGCGGTATCCTCACTGTTTTGCTGCAACACGAGGTCGTCATTGGCGGGAAAGTCCTGGGTTGCCGAAAGGGCTCCCTTCCAGAGGATCTGGCCGGTTTCTCTCTTCTTGACGACGA contains:
- the rpsT gene encoding 30S ribosomal protein S20, which translates into the protein MAHHKSALKRIKQNKKKCLKNKHIRSTLRTFIKRVREAVEAKDATLAKEALQAAIPVIDKAASKGIIHSSNASRNVSRLAKLVNTLG
- the holA gene encoding DNA polymerase III subunit delta, yielding MKVDEFDKAAARGEIAPLYYFYGDEPYLLERAVKRLQALVVAPDFRDFNLDIFYGNECKGEEIAAAAQTLPMFAERRLVLVKRAGELSAAALEILTPCVADPSPGTCLVFAGEKIDQRKKFFQEMKKRGELVECKRPYENQLGNFIREEARALGKRIEAAAAEMLVYLAGNNLSELAAQIEKVVTFVGTRDAVTVGDVREVVSDTKVESVFDLANALGERDLAKSLRSLSTILRDGEAPLMLLAMIARHFRQLWRVRELAVRRMPPPDIAKATGINPYFLKGVMEQARNFTVAELAAVFEALYASDVALKGGGRKPTLTMERLVMEICGVRVRL